A window of the Candidatus Hydrogenedens sp. genome harbors these coding sequences:
- the rpoN gene encoding RNA polymerase factor sigma-54: MKLEARQFLQQRQELQLSLFQQQSLQILQMPSIELEQYIIQEAENNPYLEIEFKDNEKEPIPAFGDPDLSSTDTIAHEDISSNDIIQHENTEIDSVEQSEDITEDNEETFELLEEYYDRTKNLKDLSLNTDESEWLEEQFENIRSRETLKNHLIKQLQIEINDPQEVQIGESIIASIDSRGYFVGNMEEISKEFGVEIETVEKVLKKIQRFDPSGVGARNAKECLLIQIEQQYPDNTLLKRLIEEYFDELTHRQIPKIARGLKIEPCKVEELINLLKTLNLFPGHLFPDEPNNIRPDVIVKFNEDDELEIEIYDKYLPEIKYIEPIKKEQIKTLPKEEKEQIKKYKESAIRLIKCLELRNSTLYKVAKEIAILQEEFMRKGVEYLKPLTYKTIADRINIHESTISRCIAGKYMSTPQGIFEFRYFFSGGIKTNEGENEKSSRTVQSIIKRIIDEEDKTKPLSDQQIAELIQQKEGIKIARRTISKYREEMKIPNAFERKVYTK; encoded by the coding sequence ATGAAGTTAGAAGCAAGGCAATTTTTACAACAAAGGCAGGAATTACAGTTATCATTATTCCAGCAACAATCACTACAAATATTACAAATGCCCTCAATCGAATTAGAACAATATATTATACAAGAGGCGGAAAATAATCCCTATCTGGAAATAGAATTTAAAGATAACGAAAAAGAACCAATCCCTGCTTTTGGGGATCCCGATTTATCCTCAACTGATACAATAGCCCATGAAGATATTTCTTCTAATGATATTATCCAGCATGAAAATACCGAGATAGACTCTGTTGAACAATCCGAAGATATAACAGAAGATAATGAGGAAACATTTGAACTGTTGGAAGAATATTATGATAGAACAAAAAATTTAAAAGATTTAAGTCTTAATACAGATGAATCGGAATGGTTGGAAGAACAATTTGAAAACATAAGAAGTCGTGAAACCCTTAAAAATCATTTGATAAAACAATTACAAATTGAAATTAATGACCCTCAGGAAGTTCAGATAGGTGAAAGTATCATAGCAAGTATTGATTCTCGTGGTTATTTTGTTGGAAATATGGAAGAGATATCTAAAGAATTTGGTGTAGAAATTGAAACAGTCGAAAAGGTTCTGAAAAAAATACAGAGGTTTGACCCATCCGGGGTAGGAGCAAGAAATGCAAAAGAATGTTTATTAATCCAGATTGAACAACAATATCCCGATAATACACTCCTGAAAAGATTAATAGAAGAGTATTTCGATGAACTTACCCATAGACAAATTCCAAAAATTGCCCGAGGATTAAAAATTGAGCCCTGCAAAGTAGAAGAATTAATTAACTTGTTAAAAACCTTAAATCTGTTTCCCGGACATTTGTTTCCTGATGAACCAAACAATATCAGACCTGATGTAATTGTCAAATTTAATGAAGATGACGAACTTGAAATTGAGATATATGATAAATATCTCCCCGAAATAAAATACATTGAACCTATAAAAAAAGAACAAATAAAGACACTACCTAAAGAAGAGAAGGAACAAATAAAGAAATATAAAGAATCTGCAATTCGATTGATAAAATGCCTTGAACTAAGAAACAGCACTTTATATAAGGTTGCAAAAGAGATAGCCATCTTACAGGAAGAATTTATGCGTAAAGGGGTTGAGTACTTAAAACCCTTAACTTACAAAACTATTGCTGACCGAATTAATATACATGAATCTACTATCTCCCGATGCATTGCAGGGAAATATATGTCCACACCTCAGGGAATCTTTGAATTCCGTTATTTCTTCTCTGGGGGTATTAAAACAAATGAAGGTGAAAACGAAAAATCATCACGCACAGTCCAATCCATAATTAAAAGAATTATAGATGAAGAAGATAAAACAAAACCTTTAAGCGACCAGCAAATCGCTGAACTAATCCAACAAAAAGAAGGGATAAAAATCGCTCGTAGAACTATCTCAAAATATCGAGAGGAAATGAAAATCCCTAATGCTTTTGAACGAAAAGTCTACACAAAGTAA